Proteins encoded within one genomic window of Cyprinus carpio isolate SPL01 chromosome A15, ASM1834038v1, whole genome shotgun sequence:
- the LOC109050536 gene encoding FXYD domain-containing ion transport regulator 6-like: METVLVFLFSLLVYETALSDSAAQDGKEKGLDPFVYDYESLRIGGLAFAVVLFALGVLLILSRRCRCSINQKPRAPGDEEAQAENLVVSQAKETPKAEN, from the exons atggaaactgtTCTGGTCTTCCTTTTTTCCCTCCTAGTCTATGAGACGG CTTTGTCTGACTCTGCTGCCCAAG ATGGAAAAGAGAAGGGATTGGATCCATTTGTATATG ACTATGAGAGTTTGAGGATCGGGGGTTTGGCGTTTGCTGTGGTGCTGTTTGCTCTGGGAGTGCTCCTTATTCTCA GCCGTAGATGCCGCTGCAGTATCAACCAGAAGCCCAG GGCTCCAGGAGATGAAGAAGCTCAAGCAGAGAACCTTGTGGTCTCCCAGG CCAAGGAGACTCCTAAAGCAGAGAACTGA